Below is a genomic region from Bacteroidota bacterium.
CTGGTCGATATGCAGGTATATTTCGGTTGTAGCTATACTTGCATGGCCCAGCAGTTGCTGGATATCGAGTAAATCGGCTCCGCCTTCGAGCAGGTGAGTAGCGTAGGAGTGACGAAAGGTATGCGGGCTTATTTTTTTCTTTATTGAAGCTTTCTCTGTTAATTGTTTGATAATTGTAAAAATCATTACCCTTGTTATGCGTCTTCCGCGGCGGTTTATAAATAGTGTGTCTTCTTCGCCTTTTATAAAAGGGAAATTGCCTCTAATCTCTTCCAGGTAGTAGTTCAATACATCTAAAGTGCTTTCAGCCAAAGGAACATAGCGTTGTTTATTGCCTTTTCCAATTACCCTTAATACACCTTCATCAATGAATAAATCCGAAATCTGAAGCGATATAAGTTCACTTACACGTAAACCACAGCCGTAAAGAGTTTCGATAATTACCCTGTTTCTTTCCCCTTCAATTGTACTTCGGTCA
It encodes:
- the xerD gene encoding site-specific tyrosine recombinase XerD, translating into MTWTSAIKEYLVYLRLEKGLADNTIISYEQDIIKLKKFCLSIDKNSPLSIDKKTISEFVYQIAKIGYNAKSQARLLSGIRSFYNYFLLEDYIKQNPADLIEAPKIQRNLPEVLSLDEIDSIIAEIDRSTIEGERNRVIIETLYGCGLRVSELISLQISDLFIDEGVLRVIGKGNKQRYVPLAESTLDVLNYYLEEIRGNFPFIKGEEDTLFINRRGRRITRVMIFTIIKQLTEKASIKKKISPHTFRHSYATHLLEGGADLLDIQQLLGHASIATTEIYLHIDQSALRETIEEFHPRNK